The Sorangiineae bacterium MSr11367 genome window below encodes:
- a CDS encoding aldo/keto reductase, protein MRKRALGKTGLFVSEMGIGTWGLSGDAYGPIEPDDAERVIHRAIDVGITLIDTADSYGGGKMELLLGKALAPYKNKDLVLVTKGGTDRGTTPARKRFDGPFLVESVERSLKRLGRERLDVYLLHNPSVDALLAGEALETLQKLKQDGKIGHYGISAGDSEVAMTALDRGAEVISMSYNLLHSVDLHRVAGEIMVNGAGVLVHSTLAYGLLSGLWAHGHWFAEGDHREKRWEKHELAKRIDQLDALRFLVKGNVRSLRAAAIRFALANHLVSCAILGPRTVDQLVELVRETGGGPVYLPDADLAALPRTLAKVGIMM, encoded by the coding sequence GTGCGAAAGCGTGCACTCGGAAAGACTGGGCTCTTCGTCTCGGAAATGGGAATCGGCACCTGGGGGCTGTCGGGCGACGCTTACGGGCCCATCGAGCCGGACGATGCCGAACGGGTGATCCACCGCGCCATCGACGTCGGAATCACGCTCATCGATACCGCCGACAGCTACGGCGGCGGCAAGATGGAACTCCTGCTCGGAAAAGCGCTGGCGCCCTACAAAAACAAGGACTTGGTGCTCGTCACCAAGGGCGGCACCGACCGGGGCACCACGCCCGCGCGCAAACGCTTCGACGGGCCCTTCCTCGTCGAATCCGTGGAACGCTCGCTCAAGCGCCTCGGACGCGAACGGCTCGACGTCTACCTGCTGCACAACCCCAGCGTCGATGCCCTGCTCGCCGGCGAGGCGCTGGAGACCTTGCAAAAGCTCAAGCAGGACGGAAAAATCGGCCACTATGGCATTTCGGCCGGCGACTCGGAGGTGGCCATGACCGCGCTCGATCGCGGGGCCGAGGTCATTTCCATGTCCTACAACCTGCTCCACTCGGTGGATCTGCACCGGGTTGCCGGCGAAATCATGGTGAACGGCGCCGGCGTTCTCGTGCACTCCACCTTGGCGTACGGGCTTCTCTCGGGGCTCTGGGCGCACGGGCATTGGTTTGCCGAGGGCGACCACCGCGAAAAGCGATGGGAAAAGCACGAGCTCGCAAAGCGCATCGATCAGCTCGACGCCCTGCGCTTTCTCGTGAAGGGCAACGTGCGCTCGCTGCGTGCGGCGGCGATTCGCTTCGCGCTCGCGAACCACCTGGTATCGTGCGCCATCCTCGGGCCGCGCACCGTGGATCAACTCGTCGAACTCGTGCGCGAAACGGGCGGAGGTCCTGTCTACCTCCCCGATGCCGACCTCGCCGCGCTCCCGCGAACACTGGCCAAAGTCGGCATCATGATGTGA
- a CDS encoding right-handed parallel beta-helix repeat-containing protein encodes MNSRFIQPSHLLALALLGCGSSSNATNDPGSDASLRSPDGPDGPDAHGPALEEPTGPVVYLSQQGNDDNDGLSAAAPKRTWDAAIDAVGPGGTVYLSGRYYNERIMIHGAGEPGRSVTLRPDPNNRGFVDGGKSNPQGTWREDNLVRVYGHDIVWDGIEIFNSPWNAFGFDDDAARGVIRRTKIHDIYMQPIGSSADDVLVEDNEIYDSELSNVNNSKLEGVWGGGIGSGWKFNRGGRTKNFTVRRNKIRNNWGEDVTALHCDGFVFSDNDISPVTAVGIYTDNAANGVVERNFVHDGEGRSLAFASESYGYADIKDPPHDIVWRNNITRNAGPVVFVRDGRKTYYNLHFIGNTFYNTEFYADQGDEGGVRGNEFVDNILDGNFHLVDMGAWSIHHNDWVRGNAQGANAFTVAPGFVDAGAGSPEGLKIGASSPLRGAGAAHADLPTDYWGASRPAPPSIGAHDSP; translated from the coding sequence ATGAATTCTCGATTCATCCAACCTTCGCACCTGCTCGCGCTCGCGTTGCTGGGATGCGGCTCCTCTTCGAATGCCACCAACGACCCGGGCAGCGATGCCTCGCTCCGCAGTCCCGATGGCCCCGATGGTCCCGATGCGCACGGGCCGGCGCTGGAAGAACCCACCGGGCCCGTGGTGTATCTGTCGCAGCAGGGTAATGACGACAACGATGGGCTCTCCGCGGCCGCGCCGAAACGCACGTGGGACGCGGCCATCGATGCCGTGGGGCCCGGTGGGACGGTGTACCTCTCGGGGCGCTATTACAACGAGCGCATCATGATTCACGGGGCCGGCGAGCCAGGAAGGTCGGTGACCTTGCGGCCCGACCCGAACAACCGCGGTTTCGTCGATGGTGGCAAGTCCAACCCCCAGGGCACGTGGCGCGAGGACAATCTGGTTCGTGTGTACGGCCACGACATCGTTTGGGACGGAATCGAAATTTTCAACAGCCCATGGAACGCGTTCGGTTTCGACGACGATGCGGCGCGCGGGGTGATTCGCCGCACCAAGATTCACGATATTTACATGCAGCCCATCGGGAGCTCGGCCGACGACGTCCTCGTCGAGGACAACGAGATTTACGATAGCGAACTTTCCAATGTGAACAATTCCAAGTTGGAAGGCGTTTGGGGCGGAGGCATCGGCTCGGGGTGGAAGTTCAATCGCGGTGGTCGCACGAAGAATTTCACCGTGCGGCGGAACAAGATTCGCAACAATTGGGGCGAGGATGTCACTGCGCTTCACTGCGATGGGTTCGTCTTTTCGGACAACGACATTTCGCCAGTGACGGCGGTCGGTATTTACACGGACAACGCAGCCAACGGCGTCGTGGAGCGCAACTTCGTGCACGATGGGGAGGGCAGATCGCTGGCCTTTGCCTCCGAATCGTATGGATATGCGGACATCAAAGATCCGCCGCACGACATCGTCTGGCGGAACAACATCACGCGGAACGCGGGGCCGGTGGTGTTCGTTCGCGATGGGCGTAAGACGTATTACAACCTGCACTTCATCGGAAATACGTTTTACAATACGGAATTCTACGCTGACCAAGGCGACGAGGGCGGGGTTCGAGGGAACGAGTTCGTCGACAACATCCTCGACGGCAACTTCCACCTCGTCGACATGGGCGCGTGGTCCATCCATCACAACGACTGGGTGCGCGGCAATGCGCAGGGCGCGAATGCCTTCACGGTTGCGCCGGGCTTCGTCGATGCGGGGGCGGGGAGCCCGGAGGGCTTGAAGATCGGTGCCTCGTCGCCCTTGCGTGGTGCGGGCGCTGCGCATGCGGACCTTCCGACCGATTATTGGGGAGCGAGTCGCCCGGCCCCGCCGTCCATCGGCGCACACGATTCGCCGTAA
- a CDS encoding barstar family protein has product MNLDDLLKPGPPAIVQCTADVGAMSTAVWTLRGEEAARGLLIGTLRGTRMRRREGLFDQFGALLQFPNYFGENWDAFLDCLRDLEWLRADGIVLVVFDAVQLLADAGGSEFAIFVDVLGDAADASAESEMPFHVVLQATAEQAPELQSRLAALGRTIPLLNL; this is encoded by the coding sequence ATGAACCTCGATGATCTGTTGAAACCAGGGCCGCCGGCCATCGTGCAATGCACGGCCGACGTGGGGGCGATGAGCACGGCCGTCTGGACATTGCGGGGTGAGGAAGCCGCCCGCGGCCTGTTGATCGGAACGCTCCGCGGAACGCGAATGAGGCGGCGTGAAGGCCTCTTCGATCAGTTTGGCGCGTTGTTGCAATTCCCCAATTACTTCGGCGAGAACTGGGATGCGTTTCTCGACTGCCTCCGCGATCTCGAGTGGCTTCGCGCGGATGGAATCGTCCTCGTCGTGTTCGACGCCGTGCAGCTCTTGGCGGACGCCGGGGGGAGCGAATTCGCTATTTTCGTCGACGTGCTGGGCGATGCGGCCGACGCCAGCGCGGAGTCCGAAATGCCCTTTCACGTGGTGCTGCAAGCCACGGCCGAGCAAGCGCCCGAACTCCAGAGTCGTCTTGCCGCGCTCGGTCGCACGATCCCTCTGCTCAACCTTTGA
- a CDS encoding 3'(2'),5'-bisphosphate nucleotidase CysQ, whose protein sequence is MSDDDRTLDELLRIADRASAAIARVYATDFTVEYKAAHDPVTIADREANGIICEELAKSFPGVPVVAEESDPSTYAAWRDSDAVFFVDPLDGTRDFVKKNGEFAVMIGLAEHGRAKLGAIHAPATGRRFGGGVNVPAFELTRAGAKTPLRVSPTAELREARLVLSRSRPSEELVRIASDLGVKSVAPLGSAGIKAIAVATAAAEIYAHLGQAGYRWDACAPEAIVIGAGGRTSDARGDAIDYRAESLENKSGIVMSNGLLHDEMIKAIDDAIQAYVEKANPS, encoded by the coding sequence ATGAGTGACGACGACCGAACGCTGGACGAACTTCTCCGCATCGCGGATCGCGCTTCCGCAGCCATCGCACGCGTGTACGCGACCGACTTCACCGTCGAATACAAGGCCGCGCACGATCCGGTCACCATCGCAGATCGCGAAGCCAACGGCATCATCTGCGAGGAGCTGGCCAAGTCCTTCCCCGGCGTGCCCGTGGTCGCGGAGGAAAGCGACCCCTCGACCTACGCCGCATGGCGCGACTCCGACGCGGTCTTCTTCGTCGACCCGCTCGATGGCACCCGCGATTTCGTGAAGAAAAACGGAGAATTCGCCGTGATGATCGGCCTCGCCGAACACGGGCGGGCCAAGCTGGGGGCGATCCACGCACCGGCGACCGGCCGGCGTTTCGGCGGCGGCGTGAACGTCCCGGCGTTCGAGCTCACCAGGGCCGGCGCCAAGACGCCCCTCCGCGTCTCGCCCACCGCGGAGCTTCGCGAAGCGCGCCTCGTGCTCTCCCGCTCGCGCCCGTCGGAAGAACTGGTGCGCATCGCCAGCGACCTTGGCGTGAAAAGCGTCGCGCCGCTCGGAAGTGCAGGCATCAAGGCCATCGCCGTGGCCACCGCCGCCGCCGAGATTTATGCGCACCTCGGGCAGGCCGGCTACCGCTGGGACGCGTGCGCACCGGAGGCCATCGTGATCGGCGCAGGCGGCCGCACCAGCGATGCCCGCGGCGACGCCATCGACTACCGCGCGGAGTCGCTGGAGAACAAGAGCGGCATCGTCATGTCGAACGGCTTGCTCCACGACGAGATGATCAAGGCCATCGACGATGCCATCCAGGCCTACGTCGAGAAGGCAAACCCGTCATGA
- a CDS encoding Hint domain-containing protein, producing the protein MNRIDRVPPTVQRRWPFLTGIARLLPDRRGVSAIEYALLLVAVLLVVAAGYRALGGKNAKSTNNATAVLMGGEAAPVGGGGGGATPGGSDRDPGVVCDGRSCGAPGACFVAGTLVATPQGERPIESLKVGDQVFARSDRDDRGDEAEARRISNTFVRPAPSLVDVHVITLDDAHESIRSTPEHLYFTRDRGWLGAGDLVAGETLLDRAGREVQVTKVVPIAQSAAVYNLEVESDHTYFVGRSSVWVHNQPCGTGTGTTGTGTTAAPPPPVTGPVPSTGGSGSGTTPSTASTGHPSSVGGPAVPVPSSVTNQSSHMGGGVVSNVTVGTGKKKKKFDVYYTDPAGHDYVGGGTFKNNAGTLPTKDASGNPITYKEYDTNSFTPGVNRGADRVVIGSDGTKWYTNDHYGSFTRF; encoded by the coding sequence ATGAATCGCATCGACCGCGTGCCGCCCACCGTCCAGCGCCGATGGCCATTTCTCACGGGAATTGCGCGGCTGCTTCCCGATCGGCGCGGGGTTTCTGCCATCGAATACGCGCTCCTTTTGGTCGCGGTTCTGCTGGTGGTGGCCGCGGGCTATCGGGCACTTGGCGGGAAGAACGCCAAGAGCACGAACAACGCGACCGCCGTTCTCATGGGCGGCGAGGCGGCACCCGTCGGTGGCGGCGGTGGGGGCGCGACCCCGGGAGGAAGCGATCGCGATCCCGGGGTCGTGTGCGACGGGCGTTCCTGCGGCGCGCCCGGCGCGTGCTTCGTTGCCGGAACGCTGGTGGCGACCCCCCAGGGGGAGCGCCCGATTGAGAGCCTGAAGGTCGGCGATCAGGTCTTTGCCCGAAGCGACCGAGACGATCGGGGGGACGAGGCAGAGGCTCGGCGCATCTCGAACACGTTCGTGCGGCCGGCCCCCTCGCTGGTCGACGTGCACGTCATCACGCTCGACGACGCGCACGAGAGCATCCGCTCCACACCGGAACACTTGTATTTTACACGCGATCGCGGGTGGCTGGGCGCGGGCGATCTCGTGGCCGGCGAGACGCTGCTCGATCGGGCGGGCCGCGAAGTTCAGGTGACCAAGGTCGTTCCGATCGCCCAATCGGCGGCGGTCTACAACCTCGAGGTCGAATCCGATCACACGTACTTCGTGGGCCGTAGTTCGGTATGGGTCCACAACCAGCCGTGCGGCACGGGCACCGGAACCACGGGCACGGGTACGACGGCGGCCCCACCGCCGCCCGTCACGGGTCCGGTCCCCAGCACGGGAGGCAGTGGCTCCGGCACCACGCCGTCGACGGCCTCCACGGGGCACCCGTCCTCGGTCGGAGGTCCGGCGGTGCCGGTTCCCAGCTCGGTGACCAACCAATCGTCCCATATGGGTGGGGGCGTGGTGAGCAACGTCACCGTTGGCACCGGCAAGAAAAAGAAGAAATTCGACGTCTATTACACGGACCCGGCGGGGCACGATTACGTGGGCGGGGGCACCTTCAAGAACAACGCGGGGACGCTTCCCACGAAGGATGCGTCGGGCAACCCCATCACGTACAAGGAATACGATACGAACTCCTTCACCCCGGGTGTCAATCGAGGGGCCGATCGCGTCGTCATCGGAAGCGATGGTACGAAGTGGTACACCAATGATCACTACGGGAGCTTCACGCGATTCTGA
- a CDS encoding AraC family transcriptional regulator, translated as MDLELQGNTGPIRSQFLVLLFDWLGRNDAAETADSIRRELQLPEAGGTLVRELTVPLASYRTAGDLAAARAGDSFIGLHVARDIPRGSFGLVEFAARSAPDVEEAFHRVVRYLRLLSETIRLELRKFGGEVALVHRIPGEPLCVGRQGNEFTLALFHAFLRELTHSRTQAKRVEFAHSAPDDVGELERFFGTNQLRFDAGRNMIVWSDAILSLPLVSHDQNLLPWLDDYARTLLPADSALDQRIPGLHEQIRQCLQAQTVPTLVEVARRLRLSTRTLQRRLEAVGTSFQAELESVRLELAEWHLRDPKWSIYEIALLLGYADQRGFERAFVKWRGVTPKEYRRTHPSTS; from the coding sequence ATGGACCTGGAACTTCAAGGCAACACCGGACCGATTCGTTCGCAGTTTCTCGTGCTGCTGTTCGACTGGCTCGGGAGAAACGATGCGGCGGAAACCGCCGATTCCATCCGGCGTGAGCTGCAGTTGCCCGAGGCGGGGGGCACGCTGGTGAGGGAGCTCACCGTGCCGCTCGCCTCGTACCGCACCGCCGGAGATCTTGCCGCGGCGCGCGCGGGGGATTCCTTCATCGGCCTTCACGTCGCGCGCGACATTCCACGCGGCAGCTTCGGCCTCGTCGAGTTTGCGGCCCGCAGTGCACCCGATGTGGAAGAAGCCTTCCATCGCGTGGTGCGCTACCTGCGGCTGCTCTCGGAGACGATTCGCCTCGAGCTGCGCAAGTTCGGCGGCGAGGTCGCGCTGGTGCACCGCATTCCTGGCGAGCCGTTGTGCGTAGGCCGTCAGGGAAACGAGTTTACCCTCGCGCTGTTTCACGCGTTCCTGCGGGAGCTCACACACTCGCGCACCCAGGCCAAACGCGTCGAGTTCGCGCATTCTGCGCCAGACGACGTGGGAGAGCTCGAGCGCTTTTTCGGCACGAACCAGCTTCGCTTCGACGCCGGGCGAAACATGATCGTGTGGAGCGACGCGATCCTTTCGCTGCCCTTGGTCTCGCACGATCAAAACCTGTTGCCTTGGCTCGACGACTACGCGCGCACGTTGCTTCCGGCCGACTCGGCGTTGGATCAACGCATTCCCGGATTGCACGAGCAGATTCGCCAATGCTTGCAGGCGCAAACGGTTCCCACGCTGGTGGAGGTCGCCCGTCGACTGCGCCTCAGCACGCGCACCCTGCAACGGCGTCTCGAGGCCGTGGGGACATCGTTCCAGGCGGAGCTCGAGAGCGTTCGCTTGGAGCTGGCGGAATGGCATCTGCGCGATCCGAAATGGAGCATCTACGAAATCGCGTTGCTACTTGGATATGCCGATCAACGCGGTTTCGAGCGCGCGTTCGTGAAATGGCGCGGAGTTACCCCGAAAGAATATCGACGTACGCATCCGTCTACTTCGTAA
- a CDS encoding ester cyclase, giving the protein MQKGHVALILGILVSACGGGEETAPAPQTPPPAPPPPAAEQPKAEAPKVEIKPGLWDLEQATNKSLVEALNAHDAKKVAAAYADDAVITIPGVWINHGQVQGKADIEKSTQQFFDTFKDAKFWISRVWVKQDVAALEFGWSGTQSGEFIGVKGSEKQAGVVGLSLVTYDNDGKIKQENRYEDFGTIFAQLGITKAQGKVRPVPTASASTETFISKGTPDEEKNVGLAKQLNAAFESKKEADFLAPLAEDIEWNDFVMPEASKGKPASKKFFGEFTKAFPDGKSTASAQFGAGEFVVEETAFNGTQKGALGPLPATKKNVTLHSVDVLQIKDGKIVKGWSFGNSIELVGQLGLFKPPAPSAAPAGAKPADKGSVGAKGGTAPKK; this is encoded by the coding sequence ATGCAAAAAGGACATGTGGCGCTGATTTTGGGGATTCTCGTGAGCGCGTGCGGTGGGGGTGAGGAAACAGCGCCTGCCCCGCAAACGCCGCCGCCTGCTCCGCCGCCGCCGGCCGCCGAGCAACCGAAGGCCGAAGCTCCGAAGGTGGAAATCAAGCCCGGCCTTTGGGATCTCGAGCAGGCGACCAACAAGTCGCTCGTCGAGGCCCTCAACGCGCACGACGCGAAGAAGGTCGCCGCGGCCTACGCCGACGATGCGGTCATCACGATCCCCGGCGTGTGGATCAACCACGGCCAGGTGCAGGGCAAGGCCGACATCGAGAAGAGCACGCAGCAGTTCTTCGACACCTTCAAGGACGCGAAGTTCTGGATTAGCCGCGTCTGGGTGAAGCAGGACGTCGCGGCCCTCGAGTTTGGCTGGAGCGGCACGCAGTCGGGTGAGTTCATCGGCGTGAAGGGCAGCGAGAAGCAAGCCGGCGTCGTGGGCCTCAGCCTGGTGACGTACGACAACGACGGCAAGATCAAGCAGGAAAACCGCTACGAGGACTTCGGCACCATCTTCGCGCAGCTCGGCATCACCAAGGCGCAGGGCAAGGTGCGCCCGGTTCCGACGGCGTCCGCCTCGACGGAGACGTTCATCTCGAAGGGCACGCCCGACGAGGAGAAGAACGTGGGCCTGGCCAAGCAGCTCAACGCGGCCTTCGAGTCGAAGAAAGAAGCCGACTTTCTCGCGCCGCTGGCCGAGGACATCGAGTGGAACGACTTCGTGATGCCCGAGGCTTCGAAGGGCAAGCCGGCCTCGAAGAAGTTCTTCGGTGAGTTCACCAAGGCGTTCCCCGACGGCAAGAGCACGGCCAGCGCGCAGTTCGGCGCGGGCGAGTTCGTCGTGGAGGAGACCGCCTTCAACGGCACGCAGAAGGGCGCCCTCGGGCCGCTCCCGGCGACCAAGAAGAACGTGACCCTGCACTCGGTCGACGTCCTCCAGATCAAGGATGGCAAGATCGTGAAGGGCTGGTCCTTCGGCAACAGCATCGAGCTGGTCGGCCAGCTGGGCCTCTTCAAGCCGCCGGCACCCTCCGCGGCCCCCGCGGGTGCGAAGCCGGCCGACAAGGGCTCCGTCGGAGCCAAGGGCGGCACGGCCCCGAAGAAGTAG
- a CDS encoding FAD-binding oxidoreductase, with amino-acid sequence MKDRAEVVVIGAGIMGLAIAYQLAKRGVKDIVVLDKGYLCGGASGRNGGGVRAQWSSEANIRLMLESIRMCRDFASEMKINVWLRQGGYLFLTRTEDKRRALEASVKLQSECGLPTRMLTPKEAQQIVPELDTDGVVAASYNPEDGVVFPWPFVWGFAQGARKHGVTVETFREVTGFRTKGSRIDGVVTRALPHSGKASTEPAKEETIRTHRVVNAAGAWAPEIARLLGIELPNKPHRHEICSTEPLKPWLKPLVADLSDGLYFSQSTRGEIVGGVGQEHVPKGINQDSSHAFLGRYARSLVRTCPVLGHVKVLRQWSGCYDITPDANPIVGQVDEVENFYQASGFMGHGFMMAPIMGKLIAEDMTGELPAPSATMFERWNLRRFREGKLLSEAMIIG; translated from the coding sequence ATGAAAGACCGCGCGGAAGTCGTCGTCATCGGCGCAGGCATCATGGGTCTGGCCATCGCGTACCAGCTGGCCAAGCGCGGTGTGAAGGACATCGTGGTCCTCGACAAGGGCTACCTCTGCGGCGGCGCGAGCGGTCGCAACGGCGGTGGCGTGCGCGCCCAATGGTCGAGCGAAGCGAACATCCGCCTCATGCTGGAGAGCATCCGCATGTGCCGCGATTTCGCCAGCGAGATGAAGATCAACGTGTGGCTCCGCCAGGGCGGCTACCTCTTTCTCACGCGCACCGAGGACAAGCGGCGCGCGCTCGAGGCGAGCGTGAAGCTGCAGAGCGAATGCGGCCTGCCCACGCGCATGCTCACGCCCAAAGAGGCGCAGCAGATCGTGCCGGAGCTCGACACCGACGGCGTGGTCGCCGCCAGCTACAATCCCGAGGACGGCGTCGTCTTCCCCTGGCCCTTCGTGTGGGGCTTCGCGCAGGGCGCGCGCAAGCACGGCGTCACGGTGGAGACGTTCCGCGAGGTCACCGGCTTCCGGACCAAGGGCTCGCGCATCGACGGGGTGGTCACTCGTGCCCTGCCGCATTCGGGCAAGGCCTCCACGGAACCGGCCAAAGAAGAGACCATCCGCACCCATCGCGTGGTCAACGCCGCCGGCGCCTGGGCGCCCGAAATCGCGCGCCTCTTGGGCATCGAGCTGCCGAACAAACCGCATCGCCACGAGATTTGTTCAACCGAACCGCTGAAACCCTGGCTCAAGCCCCTGGTGGCCGACCTCTCCGACGGCCTCTATTTCAGCCAGTCCACGCGCGGCGAAATCGTGGGCGGCGTCGGCCAGGAGCACGTGCCCAAAGGCATCAACCAGGACAGCTCCCACGCCTTTCTCGGCCGCTACGCCCGGTCCCTGGTTCGAACCTGTCCCGTTCTGGGCCATGTGAAGGTCCTGCGGCAATGGTCGGGCTGTTACGACATCACCCCGGACGCGAACCCCATCGTGGGGCAGGTCGACGAGGTCGAAAACTTCTACCAGGCCTCCGGCTTCATGGGTCACGGCTTCATGATGGCGCCCATCATGGGCAAACTCATTGCCGAAGACATGACGGGCGAACTTCCCGCCCCCAGCGCCACGATGTTCGAACGCTGGAACCTGCGCCGGTTCCGAGAGGGCAAACTCTTGTCCGAAGCGATGATCATCGGGTAG
- a CDS encoding HEAT repeat domain-containing protein, translated as MLVACADENDPKTWVKRLDDPAQRSPAVRRLAQFFEDTMTKTNKNREAPEVTELLNVIVEPMTKVYTAGNLDDKTRRELIKSLADMRDSRAAPAMAKAFNDYEPGKNEEDVKFASQWTSGVASQGKLTDQALIDSLWTCFAKFQPSQSKSKSYNLVADLHDAVLDVKHPSYGPKATDKLAAAVDVNSPESAMDQIQFWQKTAVQVIKELKYAQAVKPLVKVLLTPAKAELRATVNAALMVIPVEAEKTLLGALQGTDPELAKLANDVPDKLGPAILADAISWISRPGSRAPLLAALEKADNDTNRTVIAQSLTRFPPDAGIRDAFMGTYRKLASTSKLKTPDEPFARPILVQVSSAFYDPTLTDWVLREVSGSKGDEGASMQAKGLEAALKLMDKPRGRAVGEMVTKYWTKEEKELFNGALNITEKCGVDAKCYTSVFDEPVASTPTGRMKAIKAARMAATYGREDTKKALLQKIDKIKDGQSRLALAEAIDYLSPKGDTAAAETLDKVVAGDIASGNKDLIAGDDAVVKVANRLRARALP; from the coding sequence ATGCTCGTCGCGTGCGCGGACGAGAACGACCCGAAGACGTGGGTCAAGAGGCTCGACGACCCCGCCCAGCGTTCCCCCGCCGTGCGGCGCCTGGCCCAGTTCTTCGAAGACACGATGACGAAGACGAACAAGAACCGCGAGGCACCCGAGGTGACCGAGCTTCTGAACGTCATCGTCGAGCCCATGACCAAGGTCTACACGGCCGGCAACCTCGACGACAAAACGCGTCGAGAGCTCATCAAATCCCTCGCCGACATGCGCGATTCGCGCGCGGCACCGGCCATGGCCAAGGCCTTCAACGACTACGAGCCGGGCAAAAACGAGGAGGACGTGAAGTTCGCCTCGCAATGGACCAGCGGCGTGGCCTCGCAGGGCAAGCTCACGGACCAGGCGCTCATCGACTCGCTGTGGACCTGTTTCGCCAAGTTCCAGCCGTCGCAGTCCAAGTCGAAGTCGTACAACTTGGTGGCCGATCTTCACGACGCCGTGCTCGACGTGAAGCACCCGAGCTACGGGCCGAAAGCCACGGACAAACTGGCCGCCGCGGTGGACGTGAACAGCCCCGAGTCGGCGATGGACCAGATTCAATTCTGGCAAAAGACCGCGGTGCAGGTCATCAAGGAGCTGAAGTACGCCCAAGCGGTCAAGCCGCTGGTGAAGGTGCTCCTCACGCCCGCCAAGGCCGAGCTACGCGCCACGGTCAACGCCGCGCTGATGGTCATCCCCGTGGAGGCCGAAAAGACGCTGCTCGGCGCCCTGCAAGGGACGGATCCCGAGCTGGCCAAGCTCGCCAACGACGTGCCGGACAAGTTGGGCCCGGCCATCCTGGCCGACGCCATCTCGTGGATCTCGCGCCCGGGCTCGCGCGCTCCGTTGCTGGCGGCCCTGGAGAAGGCCGACAACGACACGAACCGCACCGTCATCGCGCAGTCGCTGACCCGGTTCCCGCCGGATGCCGGCATCCGCGATGCGTTCATGGGCACGTACCGCAAGCTCGCGTCCACGTCGAAGCTGAAGACGCCGGACGAGCCGTTTGCGCGGCCCATCCTGGTGCAGGTGAGCTCCGCCTTCTACGATCCGACCCTCACCGATTGGGTTTTGCGCGAGGTGAGCGGCTCCAAGGGCGACGAGGGCGCCTCGATGCAGGCCAAGGGCCTCGAGGCGGCGCTCAAGCTGATGGACAAGCCGCGCGGCCGCGCCGTGGGCGAGATGGTCACGAAGTACTGGACCAAGGAAGAGAAAGAGCTCTTCAACGGCGCCCTGAACATCACCGAGAAGTGCGGGGTCGATGCCAAGTGCTACACGTCGGTGTTCGACGAACCTGTGGCCTCCACGCCCACGGGTCGCATGAAGGCCATCAAGGCGGCGCGAATGGCCGCAACCTACGGGCGCGAGGACACGAAGAAGGCGCTCCTGCAAAAGATCGACAAGATCAAAGACGGGCAGTCGCGCCTCGCGCTCGCCGAAGCCATCGACTACCTTTCCCCCAAGGGAGACACGGCCGCGGCCGAGACGCTCGACAAAGTCGTGGCGGGGGACATTGCAAGTGGAAACAAGGACCTCATTGCAGGTGACGACGCGGTTGTTAAAGTGGCAAACCGACTGCGCGCGCGCGCTTTGCCTTGA
- a CDS encoding nucleotidyltransferase domain-containing protein codes for MMPIHREAADRVVTELSNDSRIAGIGVGGSWLTGMDRYSDIDFVVAVYPEHEEAVSAERVTMAERCGSLLAAFTGEHVGEPRLLVCLYGPPVLHVDLKFVSLSDLHERVEDPEILWQRGEDMSRAMNGREASYPYPDLQWIEDRFWVWVHYGALKIGRGELFEAIDFIGYLRAQVLGPLLLARLGRRPTGVRRIEEVSSEASAALAKTLCGHDRASCGKALRAAIELYRELRRGRGIAQREAAELAATSYLDEVL; via the coding sequence ATGATGCCCATTCACCGTGAGGCTGCGGACCGCGTCGTGACGGAACTGTCCAACGATTCGCGGATCGCGGGGATCGGCGTCGGTGGTTCGTGGCTCACGGGAATGGATCGCTACTCGGACATCGACTTCGTCGTTGCCGTCTATCCCGAGCACGAAGAGGCGGTGAGCGCGGAGCGTGTGACCATGGCCGAGCGCTGTGGCTCGCTGCTCGCCGCGTTCACCGGCGAACACGTGGGCGAGCCGCGCTTGCTCGTCTGCCTCTACGGGCCGCCCGTGCTCCACGTGGATCTGAAGTTCGTCTCGCTCAGCGATCTCCACGAGCGCGTGGAAGATCCGGAGATCTTGTGGCAGCGCGGCGAGGACATGTCCCGCGCGATGAATGGCAGGGAGGCGAGTTACCCGTATCCGGATCTGCAATGGATCGAGGATCGCTTCTGGGTCTGGGTGCACTATGGCGCGTTGAAGATCGGGCGCGGGGAGCTCTTCGAGGCCATCGATTTCATCGGCTACCTGCGCGCGCAGGTGCTGGGTCCTCTGTTGCTGGCGCGCCTTGGCCGGCGGCCGACGGGGGTGCGCCGCATCGAGGAGGTCTCGTCCGAGGCATCGGCGGCGCTGGCAAAGACGCTGTGCGGGCATGATCGCGCCTCGTGCGGCAAGGCGCTGCGTGCCGCCATCGAGCTGTACCGCGAGCTGCGGCGCGGCCGCGGTATCGCCCAGCGCGAGGCGGCCGAGCTCGCGGCCACGTCGTACTTGGACGAAGTCCTTTAG